One window of the Penaeus monodon isolate SGIC_2016 chromosome 1, NSTDA_Pmon_1, whole genome shotgun sequence genome contains the following:
- the LOC119576367 gene encoding LOW QUALITY PROTEIN: uncharacterized protein LOC119576367 (The sequence of the model RefSeq protein was modified relative to this genomic sequence to represent the inferred CDS: inserted 1 base in 1 codon), translated as MAARQWEYDLLGAHCRVDHRDIMSAPVRGRGLRSGSYCSAPSCAVSVKIQCHGDKHVLGGVIEDIQNVSGHGDLPPLPDSPTAQLDPGKQALRELLKDRKTQKKSKTSCASLLKLYTTILAGLMIIGGLFTLLFLVPMIIDPALATLTYDFXPTPVLCMTTFAEWVEGLKNITWFFVHGGMYQRRVQLFSDHNPAHWDVLNASLVINVKGCGYPPVVNCSNFMDNFGVPGRRFWCYYSKMDPYLVMPEYDPQQAESDLILSLGWTVGAQALGIIIIAILHCPYVAFFKSLWRKRRTVLQPEHLLHKPNCYCSLFPHCPHSRHHSHLTSPIVVNIVSSASYLDSPLFGSPMIPSAKGLWHTLRNRASKHGSLSRPPTHRWTSILNFQFTKTPKPELDNGSRVSTPAQPKPLL; from the exons ATGGCGGCGCGTCAGTGGGAGTACGACCTTCTCGGAGCTCACTGCAGAGTCGACCACCGAGATATCATGAGTGCTCCCGTTCGTGGCAGAGGCCTCAGGTCAGGATCTTATTGCTCGGCTCCCTCGTGCGCCGTTAGTGTTAAAATCCAGTGTCATGGCGATAAGCACGTGCTTGGGGGCGTGAT tGAGGATATCCAGAATGTGAGTGGTCACGGAGACCTCCCGCCTTTACCTGATAGCCCCACTGCCCAGCTCGATCCGGGGAAGCAAGCCCTTAGGGAGCTCCTAAAGGACAGAAAGActcaaaagaaaagcaaaacttCGTGCGCCTCGTTGCTGAAGCTGTACACAACCATCCTCGCGGGGCTCATGATCATCGGGGGGCTGTTCACGCTCCTGTTCCTCGTTCCGATGATCATAGACCCGGCCCTCGCCACCCTCACCTACGACT CACCGACGCCCGTGCTGTGCATGACCACCTTCGCGGAGTGGGTGGAAGGCCTCAAGAACATCACGTGGTTTTTCGTGCACGGAGGGATGTACCAGCGACGTGTACAACTGTTCTCAGATCACA ACCCAGCTCACTGGGACGTGCTTAACGCCTCTTTGGTCATTAATGTCAAGGGCTGCGGCTACCCGCCTGTGGTTAACTGTTCCAACTTTATGGACAATTTCGGCGTTCCGGGGCGCAGATTCTGGTGCTACTACAGCAAGATGGATCCGTACCTGGTGATGCCCGAGTACGATCCCCAGCAGGCAGAAAGCGATCTCATCCTCTCCCTGGGCTGGACAGTCGGGGCGCAGGCCCTGGGGATCATTATCATTGCGATCCTCCACTGCCCCTACGTCGCTTTCTTCAAGAGTCTCTGGCGGAAGCGACGAACTGTCTTGCAGCCCGA GCATCTGCTCCATAAACCCAACTGCTACTGTTCTCTTTTCCCCCACTGTCCGCACTCAAGGCACCACAGTCACCTCACTAGTCCAATAGTCGTAAACATTGTTTCAAGTGCTTCGTATTTGGACTCGCCCTTGTTTGGTTCACCGATGATCCCGTCGGCCAAGGGCTTGTGGCACACTTTACGTAACCGAGCATCGAAGCACGGCTCGCTCTCCAGGCCGCCTACTCATCGCTGGACGTCAAT ATTGAATTTCCAGTTTACAAAAACACCAAAGCCCGAGCTTGACAACGGGTCCAGAGTGAGCACACCTGCGCAGCCAAAGCCCTTACTCTAG